A window of Actinobacillus suis ATCC 33415 contains these coding sequences:
- the map gene encoding type I methionyl aminopeptidase — protein sequence MSKIPLRTEEEIEKLRVACKLASDVLVMIEPYVKEGVSTAELDRICHEYIVNEQQAIPACLNYHGFPNATCISLNEVVCHGIPSADRKLKKGDILNIDVTVIKDGYYGDNSKMYVVGEPSIRDKRLIEVTLESLYIGLRTVKPGIRLKEIGKTIQQYVEKQGFSVVREYCGHGIGTEFHCDPQVLHYNSDDGGVVLQEGMVFTIEPMVNAGKKEIRNMPDGWTVKTKDRSHSAQFEHQIVVTKEGCEVMTIRDEEIAEGRISRIMKNV from the coding sequence ATGAGCAAGATTCCATTAAGAACCGAAGAAGAGATTGAGAAATTACGTGTCGCTTGTAAATTAGCCTCTGACGTATTGGTAATGATTGAGCCGTATGTAAAAGAAGGTGTAAGTACCGCAGAATTAGACCGTATTTGCCACGAATATATCGTAAACGAACAGCAGGCGATTCCGGCGTGTTTAAATTATCACGGCTTTCCGAATGCCACTTGTATTTCATTGAACGAAGTGGTGTGTCACGGTATTCCGAGTGCGGATCGTAAATTGAAAAAAGGCGATATTTTAAATATTGATGTAACGGTAATTAAAGACGGTTACTACGGCGATAACTCGAAAATGTATGTGGTCGGAGAGCCGAGTATTCGTGATAAACGTTTAATTGAAGTGACATTAGAATCGCTTTATATCGGTTTACGCACAGTAAAACCAGGTATTCGTTTAAAAGAAATCGGTAAAACCATTCAGCAATATGTGGAAAAACAAGGTTTCTCTGTGGTGCGTGAATACTGCGGTCACGGTATCGGTACCGAATTCCATTGTGATCCGCAAGTACTTCACTACAATTCTGATGATGGTGGTGTAGTGCTGCAAGAAGGTATGGTGTTTACTATTGAGCCGATGGTGAATGCGGGTAAAAAAGAAATCCGTAATATGCCGGACGGCTGGACGGTAAAAACCAAAGACCGTAGCCATTCAGCGCAGTTTGAGCACCAAATTGTGGTGACCAAAGAAGGCTGTGAAGTGATGACGATTCGTGATGAAGAAATTGCCGAGGGTCGTATTTCTCGTATCATGAAAAACGTGTAA
- the hisIE gene encoding bifunctional phosphoribosyl-AMP cyclohydrolase/phosphoribosyl-ATP diphosphatase HisIE, with protein sequence MQNKINWQKVDQLLPVIIQHFQTSEVLMLGYMNQEALAKTLAEKVVTFYSRTKRRLWTKGETSGHFLNVVDMSLDCDNDTLLILVNPIGPTCHTGERSCFHQFESQSEGDWTWFAKLEQVLAERKYADPESSYTAKLYAKGVKKIAQKVGEEGVETALAAVSQDKEEVVSEAADLAYHLTVLLHSMNLEWGDVIAKLKERHQGIGLHPEGSNK encoded by the coding sequence CAATTACTCCCCGTCATTATCCAACACTTCCAAACCAGTGAAGTGCTGATGTTGGGCTATATGAACCAAGAGGCGTTAGCTAAAACCTTAGCAGAGAAAGTGGTAACCTTCTATTCTCGCACCAAACGACGCTTGTGGACGAAAGGCGAAACATCGGGGCATTTTCTCAATGTGGTGGATATGAGTTTGGATTGCGATAACGATACGTTATTGATTTTAGTGAATCCAATCGGGCCGACTTGCCATACGGGCGAGAGGAGCTGTTTCCACCAATTTGAAAGCCAGTCTGAAGGCGATTGGACGTGGTTTGCGAAATTGGAACAGGTGCTTGCCGAGCGTAAATATGCCGATCCAGAAAGCTCTTATACTGCAAAACTGTATGCCAAAGGTGTGAAGAAAATCGCTCAAAAAGTTGGCGAAGAAGGTGTTGAAACCGCATTGGCAGCGGTGTCGCAAGATAAAGAAGAAGTGGTAAGCGAAGCGGCGGACTTAGCCTATCACTTGACTGTATTATTACATTCGATGAATCTTGAATGGGGCGATGTGATTGCTAAATTAAAAGAGCGTCATCAAGGTATAGGGCTTCACCCTGAAGGTTCAAATAAATAA
- a CDS encoding 7-cyano-7-deazaguanine/7-aminomethyl-7-deazaguanine transporter: MNFQIDFSDAQKRRSLVLLSLFHIFIIAISNYLVQITFEVKIPFTDIVIPTTWGTFTFPFVFLATDLTVRVFGASLARKIIFVGMLPALLISYVISVLFFETQFQGFNALNEFNLFVFRIALASFCAYVVGQLLDIVVFNRLRQGKTWWLAPMCSTIFGTLIDTFAFFAVAFYKSDDAYMAEHWFTIGTVDYAFKLFVSLLLFLPLYGVLLNYLVKKFKLK; the protein is encoded by the coding sequence ATGAACTTTCAAATTGATTTTTCAGACGCACAAAAGCGTCGTTCTCTTGTTTTACTTTCCCTTTTCCATATCTTTATTATCGCGATCAGTAACTATTTGGTGCAGATTACTTTTGAGGTAAAAATTCCGTTTACCGACATTGTGATTCCAACCACATGGGGCACATTTACTTTCCCGTTTGTGTTTTTGGCGACGGATTTAACCGTACGAGTATTTGGTGCAAGTCTTGCCCGTAAAATTATTTTTGTCGGTATGTTGCCGGCGTTACTGATTAGTTATGTGATTTCGGTGCTGTTTTTTGAGACTCAATTCCAAGGCTTTAATGCGTTAAACGAATTTAATCTGTTTGTGTTCCGTATTGCGTTGGCAAGTTTTTGTGCTTATGTAGTCGGGCAGCTATTGGATATTGTGGTGTTTAATCGCTTACGTCAGGGCAAAACGTGGTGGTTAGCTCCGATGTGTTCGACTATCTTCGGTACATTGATTGATACTTTCGCTTTCTTTGCAGTAGCGTTTTATAAAAGCGATGATGCTTATATGGCGGAACATTGGTTCACCATCGGTACGGTGGACTATGCGTTTAAACTGTTTGTTAGCTTATTACTGTTTTTACCGCTCTATGGCGTGTTACTCAATTATTTAGTCAAAAAATTTAAACTGAAATAG
- the uvrD gene encoding DNA helicase II gives MDFSLLLDGLNDKQREAVAAPLGNYLVLAGAGSGKTRVLTHRIAWLIGVENVPESNILAVTFTNKAAAEMRHRIEHTLSSSSHHRLFGMWVGTFHSIANRLLRSHYLDANLPQDFQIMDSEDQQRLLKRLLKLHNIDEKHFPPKHVAWYISAQKDKGKRPKDIDHHNDPNEKKLVQIYQIYQDACDRAGLLDFAELLIRAYELFRDKPPILQRYQQRFQQILIDEFQDTNNIQYDLIRLLAGETGNVMIVGDDDQSIYGWRGAQVENIQRFLNDYQKAETIRLEQNYRSTGHILATANELISNNEDRLGKNLWTDQGDGDPVEIYCAFNELDEARFVASQIKQWKEDEGSLNECAVLYRSNSQSRVIEEALIQANIPYRIYGGMRFFERQEIKDALAYLRLIANRQDDAAFERVINTPPRGIGERTLDTIRQITRNRQITLWQAIQVAVQEEQLSGRAASALLRFVELINALEQETEQMPLFEQTDFVIKKSGLYEMYKQEKGEKGEVRIENLEELVTATKQFSKPDEAEEMSDLTAFLTHASLEAGEAQASPHQDYVELMTLHSAKGLEFPRVFMVGVEEGIFPSGMSFDEGRLQEERRLAYVGITRAKKKLTISYAELRRLYGKEERHIASRFIAELPEQHIREVRLRGSINRAASFAQSTPFAKNSAKTTASCLEDNSWKMGQKVQHAKFGQGTIVNVEGSGEATRLQIAFAGNGIKWLIAKMANLEKL, from the coding sequence ATGGATTTTTCTTTATTATTAGACGGTTTAAATGATAAGCAGCGAGAGGCTGTCGCTGCACCGTTGGGCAATTATTTAGTATTAGCGGGAGCCGGATCCGGTAAAACACGGGTGCTTACCCATCGTATTGCGTGGTTAATCGGTGTAGAAAACGTACCGGAATCGAATATTCTGGCAGTAACCTTTACCAATAAAGCGGCGGCGGAAATGCGTCATCGTATCGAACATACTCTTTCTTCCAGCAGTCATCACCGCCTGTTCGGTATGTGGGTCGGTACGTTCCACAGCATTGCTAACCGCTTGTTACGTTCACATTATCTTGACGCTAATCTGCCACAAGATTTCCAAATTATGGATAGTGAGGATCAGCAACGTTTACTTAAACGTTTGTTAAAGTTGCACAATATTGATGAAAAACATTTCCCACCGAAACACGTGGCGTGGTATATCAGTGCGCAAAAAGATAAAGGTAAACGTCCGAAAGATATTGATCATCATAACGATCCGAACGAGAAGAAATTAGTCCAAATCTACCAAATCTATCAAGATGCCTGCGATCGTGCTGGTCTGTTAGATTTTGCCGAATTATTGATTCGAGCTTATGAACTTTTCCGAGACAAACCGCCGATCTTGCAGCGCTATCAGCAACGTTTTCAGCAGATTTTGATCGATGAGTTCCAAGATACCAACAATATTCAATATGACTTAATCCGTCTGCTTGCCGGTGAAACCGGTAACGTGATGATTGTCGGCGATGACGACCAATCGATTTACGGCTGGCGTGGTGCGCAGGTTGAAAATATTCAGCGTTTCTTAAATGACTACCAAAAAGCGGAAACTATTCGTCTTGAGCAAAATTACCGTTCAACCGGACATATTTTGGCGACCGCCAATGAGTTAATTTCCAATAACGAAGACCGCTTAGGTAAGAATTTATGGACCGATCAGGGTGATGGCGATCCGGTTGAAATTTATTGTGCTTTCAATGAATTAGACGAAGCTCGTTTTGTTGCCTCACAAATCAAACAATGGAAAGAAGACGAAGGCAGCCTAAATGAATGTGCGGTGTTATATCGTAGTAACAGCCAATCCCGAGTGATTGAAGAAGCATTAATTCAAGCGAATATTCCTTACCGTATTTACGGCGGTATGCGTTTCTTCGAACGCCAAGAAATCAAAGATGCACTGGCATATTTACGCTTGATTGCTAATCGCCAAGACGATGCAGCATTTGAACGTGTGATTAACACACCGCCAAGAGGGATTGGCGAACGCACGTTAGATACGATTCGTCAAATTACCCGTAATCGCCAAATAACCTTATGGCAGGCGATTCAAGTAGCTGTGCAAGAAGAACAACTGTCCGGCAGAGCCGCTTCCGCCTTGCTGCGTTTTGTCGAATTGATTAATGCGCTCGAACAAGAAACCGAACAAATGCCACTGTTTGAACAAACCGATTTTGTGATTAAAAAATCCGGTTTATACGAAATGTATAAACAAGAAAAAGGAGAAAAAGGCGAAGTTCGTATTGAGAACTTAGAAGAGCTGGTCACCGCTACCAAACAATTCAGCAAGCCTGACGAAGCGGAAGAAATGTCGGATCTCACCGCATTTTTAACTCACGCCTCATTAGAAGCTGGTGAAGCGCAAGCCTCCCCGCATCAGGATTATGTCGAATTAATGACGTTACATTCCGCGAAAGGTTTAGAGTTCCCTCGTGTATTTATGGTCGGTGTGGAAGAAGGTATTTTCCCGAGCGGAATGAGCTTTGACGAAGGCAGACTGCAAGAAGAACGCCGTTTGGCTTATGTCGGCATTACTCGAGCGAAGAAAAAATTAACGATCAGTTATGCCGAACTCAGACGTTTATACGGCAAAGAAGAGCGTCATATCGCTTCTCGTTTTATTGCCGAATTGCCCGAACAGCATATTCGAGAAGTGCGTTTGAGAGGCTCTATCAACCGTGCGGCAAGTTTTGCCCAAAGCACACCTTTTGCAAAAAATTCAGCAAAAACGACCGCTTCTTGTTTAGAAGACAATAGTTGGAAAATGGGGCAAAAGGTGCAGCACGCTAAATTCGGACAAGGCACAATTGTTAATGTGGAAGGCAGCGGCGAAGCAACCCGTTTACAAATCGCCTTTGCCGGAAATGGCATTAAATGGTTGATTGCCAAAATGGCAAACCTTGAAAAACTCTAA